From one Lycium ferocissimum isolate CSIRO_LF1 chromosome 7, AGI_CSIRO_Lferr_CH_V1, whole genome shotgun sequence genomic stretch:
- the LOC132065630 gene encoding vicilin-like seed storage protein At2g28490: MRMGNYRKILLILLFVVVSVSAYEVDRRGVEVEEEGWFLLHDSKEIVRTDAGVMRVVRGGFGGGVSMFQSPMHIGFITMEPNSLFIPQYLDSHLTLFVRRGETRIGHIYKDDFAEKQLKEGDVYSIRAGSAFYLVNPAEGQRLHIICSISTSSSLGLHGFQSFFIGGGVYPTSILGGFDTLTLSTAFNVSSDEVSEILTRQFSGAIVPLNTTTHSPTPSIWAKFLNLEQHQKLGHLKRIVHLEEEARLEEDEEKEKPIWSLRKFLNNVFGDEGNRREKRRRGTSKGPDSFNLFDRKPDYKNDYGWSLALDQSEYSPLKHSDIGVYLVNLSAGAMMAPHINPTATEYGVVLRGSGSIQIVYPNGTLAMNARVNEGDVFWVPRYFPFCQIASRTGPFEFFGFTTTARKNRPQFLVGQNSILQSMRGPEFAAAFGVSEERLRRILDAQREAVILPSASVAPTEPMDPKEREEEEEGERGKEEVVMKIPKVIESFGNDMIMGFP; the protein is encoded by the exons ATGAGAATGGGAAATTACAGAAAGATCCTTTTGATCTTATTGTTTGTGGTGGTTTCTGTTAGTGCTTATGAAGTTGATAGAAGAGGGGTAGAAGtggaagaagaaggatggtttTTGTTGCATGATTCAAAGGAAATAGTGAGGACTGATGCTGGAGTTATGAGAGTTGTGAGGGGTGGATTTGGTGGTGGTGTTTCTATGTTTCAAAGTCCAATGCATATTGGTTTTATTACTATGGAACCTAATAGTCTTTTCATTCCTCAGTATCTTGATTCTCATCTTACACTCTTCGTTCGTAGAG GGGAAACAAGAATTGGGCACATCTACAAAGATGACTTTGCAGAAAAGCAACTAAAGGAAGGAGATGTGTACAGTATTCGTGCTGGTTCGGCTTTTTATCTTGTTAATCCAGCTGAAGGACAAAGACTTCATATCATTTGCAGTATTAGCACTTCAAGCAGTTTAGGATTGCATGGTTTTCAG TCTTTCTTCATTGGTGGTGGAGTCTATCCAACATCTATTCTTGGTGGATTTGACACTCTGACATTATCAACAGCATTCAAT GTATCATCAGATGAAGTGAGTGAGATCTTGACAAGGCAATTTTCAGGTGCAATTGTACCACTGAACACTACTACTCATTCTCCTACTCCAAGCATATGGGccaaattcttgaatcttgaacaaCATCAAAAACTTGGTCACCTAAAGAGAATTGTGCATTTGGAGGAAGAAGCTAGACTAGAAGAAGACGAGGAAAAAGAGAAACCTATATGGTCTTTGAGGAAGTTCTTGAATAATGTTTTTGGTGATGAAGGGAACAGGAGAGAGAAGCGACGAAGAGGCACAAGCAAAGGTCCAGATTCCTTCAACCTGTTTGATAGAAAGCCGGATTACAAGAATGACTATGGATGGAGCTTGGCATTGGATCAATCTGAGTATTCTCCATTGAAACACTCTGACATTGGCGTCTACCTCGTCAATCTTTCAGCG GGAGCTATGATGGCACCTCACATAAATCCAACAGCAACAGAGTACGGAGTAGTATTGAGAGGAAGTGGAAGCATCCAAATCGTCTATCCAAACGGGACATTAGCAATGAACGCTAGAGTAAACGAAGGAGACGTATTCTGGGTGCCAAGGTACTTCCCTTTCTGTCAAATTGCATCAAGAACCGGACCCTTCGAGTTCTTCGGATTCACAACAACAGCAAGAAAGAACCGGCCACAGTTCCTGGTGGGTCAGAATTCGATACTGCAAAGCATGCGAGGGCCCGAATTCGCAGCTGCATTTGGAGTTAGTGAAGAAAGGCTTAGGAGAATTTTGGATGCTCAACGTGAAGCGGTTATTTTGCCGTCTGCATCGGTGGCCCCCACCGAGCCGATGGATCCGAAGGAGAgggaggaagaggaagagggaGAAAGAGGGAAAGAGGAAGTTGTGATGAAGATACCAAAAGTGATTGAGAGCTTTGGCAATGACATGATCATGGGATTTCCTTAG
- the LOC132062967 gene encoding cyclin-L1-1-like encodes MTYTETDTFYLAKEQLINSPSRKDGIDEVTETTLRIYGCDLIQESGILLRLPQAVMATGQVLFHRFYCKKSFACFNVKRAAASCVWLASKLEESLREAMQVLIVFHIMECRRENLPIEHLDLTSEIYIDLKADLIRIEMHLLKEIGFICHVKHPHIFISNYLAALETPQELRQEAWNLANDSLRTTLCVRFKNEVVACGVVYAAARRFRVPLPEKPPWWKAFDANKAGIDEVCRVLTHLYSLPKAQYIPVCKEGGSFATLNRSRDSPSLPLSKEGSVNEDTREAVTKVALDKLKDSKKSDDYSKSMPSEGEYSKGEPGKTLYRTDGGAEKNKERERDKERLKSRERDRGRERDDFDRDREKSKKRSYHSRDKGHSEKPKHHSSRDRDYQSYSSQEKNRCRHH; translated from the coding sequence ATGACATACACGGAAACAGACACATTCTATCTAGCAAAGGAGCAGCTTATAAACTCGCCTTCTAGGAAAGATGGAATCGATGAAGTTACGGAAACCACACTTAGAATCTATGGTTGTGATCTGATCCAAGAAAGTGGGATTTTGCTCAGATTACCCCAAGCTGTAATGGCCACTGGTCAAGTACTATTTCATCGCTTTTACTGCAAGAAATCATTTGCCTGTTTTAATGTGAAGAGGGCTGCTGCTAGTTGTGTTTGGCTTGCATCAAAACTCGAAGAAAGCCTGAGAGAAGCAATGCAGGTGCTTATTGTTTTCCACATAATGGAATGTAGGAGAGAAAACTTACCTATAGAGCACCTGGATCTAACTTCGGAGATATATATCGATTTGAAAGCAGACCTAATCAGAATAGAGATGCATCTCTTAAAAGAGATTGGTTTCATCTGCCATGTCAAGCATCCtcatatatttatatcaaaCTACCTTGcagctcttgaaacacctcaagaATTGAGACAAGAAGCTTGGAATCTTGCAAATGACAGTTTGCGCACGACACTGTGTGTGAGATTCAAGAATGAGGTTGTGGCCTGTGGAGTTGTATATGCTGCAGCCCGTAGATTTCGAGTGCCCCTCCCAGAGAAACCTCCTTGGTGGAAAGCATTTGATGCAAACAAGGCTGGTATAGATGAAGTTTGCAGAGTGCTCACTCATCTTTACAGTCTTCCCAAAGCACAATACATTCCTGTATGCAAGGAAGGAGGCTCCTTTGCTACATTAAACAGATCAAGGGACTCGCCATCGCTTCCTCTATCTAAGGAAGGTTCAGTGAATGAAGATACTAGGGAGGCAGTAACAAAAGTTGCCCTTGATAAGTTGAAGGACTCAAAGAAGAGCGACGATTACTCCAAAAGCATGCCTTCAGAAGGGGAGTACTCAAAAGGAGAGCCTGGAAAAACTCTCTACAGAACAGATGGTGGGGCAGAAAAGAAcaaggagagagagagggatAAGGAAAGACTAAAGTCTCGTGAACGTGATAGGGGAAGGGAGCGAGACGACTTTGATAGAGACAGGGAAAAATCCAAGAAAAGGAGTTATCATTCAAGAGACAAAGGTCACTCAGAGAAACCAAAACATCACTCTTCTCGAGATCGTGATTACCAGTCTTATTCATCACAGGAGAAGAATCGTTGTAGACACCATTAA